In Gossypium hirsutum isolate 1008001.06 chromosome D06, Gossypium_hirsutum_v2.1, whole genome shotgun sequence, one genomic interval encodes:
- the LOC107901762 gene encoding cellulose synthase A catalytic subunit 5 [UDP-forming], with amino-acid sequence MDTKGRLVAGSHNRNEFVLINADEIARVTSVKELSGQICQICGDEIEISLDGEPFVACNECAFPVCRPCYEYERREGNQACPQCKTRYKRIKGCPRVEGDEEEDGADDLENEFDIASQDRRDPHHIAAAMLSARLNINRGSQPHVSGISTPAEFDAASVATEIPLLTYGEEDAGISSDKHALIVPPFMSCGKRVHPMPVPDPSLTLPPRPMDPKKDLADYGYGTVAWKERMEDWKRKQNEKLQVVKHEGYNRDEFEDPDLPVMDEGRQPLSRKLPIPSSKINPYRLIILLRLVVLVLFFHYRILHPVNDAYVLWLLSVICEIWFAVSWILDQFPKWCPIERETYLDRLSLRYEKEGKPSELASVDIFVSTVDPLKEPPLITANTVLSILSVDYPVDKVACYVSDDGAAMLTFEALSETSEFARKWVPFCKKFSIEPRAPEWYFSQKVDYLRDKVDPAFVRERRAMKREYEEFKVRINGLVSTAQKVPEEGWTMQDGTPWPGNNIRDHPGMIQVFLGHDGVRDIEGNELPRLIYVSREKRPGFDHHKKAGAMNALVRVSAIISNAPFLLNVDCDHYINNSKALREAMCFMMDPISGKKICYVQFPQRFDGIDRHDRYSNRNVVFFDINMKGLDGIQGPIYVGTGCVFRRQALYGYDAPVKKKPPRRTCNCLPKWCCCCCCRSKKKNKKSKSNDKKNNKEVTKQIHALENIEEGIEGIDNEKSSLMPQIKFEKKFGQSPVFIASTLMEDGGVPKGATTASLLKEAIHVISCGYEDKTDWGKEVGWIYGSVTEDILTGFKMHCHGWRSVYCIPKRPAFKGSAPINLSDRLHQVLRWALGSVEIFLSRHCPIWYGYGCGLKPLERFSYIASVVYPLTSIPLLIYCTLPAVCLLTGKFIVPEISNYASLLFMSLFVVIAVTSILEMQWGGVGIHDWWRNEQFWVIGGVSSHLFALFQGLLKVLAGVNTNFTVTSKGGDDGEFSELYLFKWTSLLIPPMTLLIINVIGVIVGVSDAISNGYDSWGPLFGRLFFAIWVIVHLYPFLKGLMGKQDRLPTIIVVWSILLASILSLLWARVNPFVSKGDIVLEVCGLDCD; translated from the exons ATGGATACCAAAGGAAGACTTGTTGCTGGTTCTCATAACAGGAATGAGTTTGTTCTCATCAATGCTGATGAGATTGCAAGA GTGACTTCTGTTAAAGAACTAAGTGGGCAGATTTGCCAGATCTGTGGAGATGAGATAGAGATTTCGCTTGATGGAGAACCCTTTGTTGCCTGCAATGAGTGTGCATTCCCGGTATGCAGACCTTGCTATGAATATGAAAGAAGAGAGGGCAATCAAGCATGCCCTCAATGCAAAACCAGATACAAGCGCATTAAAG GTTGCCCTCGTGTGGAAGGTGATGAGGAAGAGGATGGTGCTGATGATTTGGAGAATGAGTTTGATATTGCTAGCCAAGATAGGAGAGATCCTCACCATATTGCTGCTGCTATGCTCTCTGCTCGACTCAATATCAATCGTGGTTCCCAACCTCATGTTTCAGGGATAAGCACCCCAGCGGAGTTTGATGCTGCTTCTGTTGCTACAGAGATCCCGCTTCTGACATATGGCGAAGAG GATGCTGGGATTTCCTCTGATAAGCATGCTCTTATCGTTCCTCCCTTTATGAGTTGTGGAAAACGGGTCCATCCAATGCCAGTTCCTGATCCTTCCTTGACTT TGCCACCCAGACCAATGGATCCTAAGAAAGATTTGGCGGATTATGGGTATGGAACTGTTGCATGGAAGGAAAGAATGGAGGATTGGAAGAGAAAACAGAATGAGAAACTCCAGGTGGTTAAGCATGAAGGATATAACAGAGATGAGTTTGAGGATCCTGATTTGCCAGT GATGGACGAAGGCAGGCAGCCACTTTCAAGGAAACTGCCCATCCCATCTAGCAAGATCAATCCATACAGATTAATTATCCTACTCCGGCTTGTGGTCCTAGTGTTGTTTTTTCACTATAGAATTCTGCATCCTGTGAACGATGCTTATGTTCTGTGGCTTCTTTCAGTGATATGTGAAATATGGTTTGCTGTATCTTGGATATTGGATCAGTTCCCAAAATGGTGCCCAATTGAACGAGAAACATACCTTGACCGTTTATCATTGAG ATATGAGAAAGAAGGGAAGCCATCTGAACTAGCTTCTGTAGACATATTTGTGAGTACAGTTGATCCCCTGAAAGAGCCACCGCTTATCACTGCAAATACGGTTCTTTCCATCCTTTCTGTAGATTATCCAGTTGATAAAGTAGCTTGCTATGTCTCTGATGACGGTGCTGCCATGCTAACTTTTGAGGCTCTATCTGAGACATCTGAATTCGCAAGAAAGTGGGTACCATTTTGTAAGAAGTTCAGCATTGAACCTCGAGCTCCAGAATGGTATTTTTCTCAGAAAGTTGACTATTTGAGAGATAAAGTTGATCCAGCATTCGTTAGGGAACGCCGTGCTATGAAG AGGGAATATGAAGAGTTCAAAGTTCGAATAAATGGCTTGGTTTCCACGGCACAAAAGGTTCCAGAGGAGGGTTGGACGATGCAGGATGGGACCCCATGGCCAGGAAACAATATCAGGGATCATCCTGGAATGATTCAG GTTTTCCTTGGTCATGATGGTGTTCGTGatattgaagggaatgaattgccTCGTCTAATTTACGTTTCTCGTGAAAAGAGACCAGGATTTGATCACCACAAAAAAGCCGGGGCCATGAATGCTTTG GTGCGTGTTTCTGCTATCATCTCCAATGCTCCTTTCCTACTGAATGTTGATTGTGATCACTATATAAACAACAGCAAGGCTCTCCGTGAAGCTATGTGCTTCATGATGGACCCTATTTCAGGAAAGAAGATTTGTTATGTCCAATTTCCTCAAAGATTTGATGGCATTGATCGACATGATAGATACTCAAATCGCAATGTTGTATTTTTTGAT ATCAACATGAAAGGACTGGATGGAATTCAAGGGCCTATTTATGTCGGAACTGGATGTGTCTTCAGAAGGCAGGCACTCTACGGGTATGATGCCCCTGTCAAGAAGAAGCCTCCAAGAAGAACATGCAATTGTTTGCCAAAATGGTGCTGCTGTTGCTGTTGCCGATCtaaaaagaagaataagaaaTCAAAGTCCAATGATAAGAAAAACAACAAAGAGGTTACAAAGCAGATACATGCTCTAGAGAATATTGAGGAAGGAATTGAAG GCATTGACAATGAGAAGTCATCCCTTATGCCGCAAATCAAATTTGAGAAGAAATTTGGTCAATCACCAGTTTTCATTGCTTCAACACTTATGGAGGATGGAGGAGTTCCAAAGGGAGCAACTACTGCATCACTGTTGAAAGAAGCCATCCATGTTATCAGCTGTGGTTATGAAGATAAAACAGATTGGGGGAAagaa GTTGGGTGGATATATGGCTCCGTTACAGAGGATATATTAACAGGCTTCAAGATGCATTGCCATGGCTGGCGATCAGTGTACTGCATTCCTAAAAGGCCTGCATTTAAGGGTTCAGCTCCTATTAACCTCTCAGATCGTCTGCACCAGGTTCTTCGTTGGGCTCTGGGATCTGTTGAAATTTTCTTGAGCAGGCATTGCCCAATATGGTATGGGTATGGCTGTGGATTGAAACCCTTGGAGCGCTTTTCTTATATAGCCTCTGTCGTATACCCATTGACATCAATTCCACTGCTCATTTATTGTACGCTGCCAGCTGTCTGTCTCCTTACTGGAAAGTTTATTGTCCCTGAG ATCAGCAATTATGCTAGTTTACTTTTCATGTCTCTCTTTGTTGTCATTGCCGTGACTAGCATCCTCGAAATGCAGTGGGGAGGTGTTGGAATACATGATTGGTGGAGAAATGAGCAGTTCTGGGTGATTGGTGGTGTCTCGTCGCACCTGTTTGCTCTCTTCCAGGGTCTGCTGAAGGTTTTAGCCGGTGTTAACACAAACTTCACGGTTACCTCAAAAGGAGGAGACGATGGGGAATTTTCCGAGCTATACTTGTTCAAGTGGACATCTTTGTTGATTCCTCCCATGACGTTGTTGATCATCAACGTAATTGGAGTCATAGTTGGGGTTTCAGATGCCATCTCTAATGGATATGACTCATGGGGGCCTCTATTCGGTAGACTGTTCTTTGCGATTTGGGTCATCGTTCATCTTTACCCATTCCTCAAAGGGTTGATGGGGAAACAAGACAGGCTTCCCACCATCATTGTGGTTTGGTCAATACTTTTAGCTTCAATTCTCTCTCTTTTATGGGCTCGAGTCAACCCCTTTGTTTCAAAAGGAGATATTGTTTTAGAAGTGTGCGGTTTGGACTGTGACTAA